The Actinopolyspora erythraea genome has a segment encoding these proteins:
- a CDS encoding glutamate synthase subunit beta: protein MADPKGFLTTPRETPRRRPVDIRLKDWREVYEEFSHQKLQQQAGRCMDCGIPFCHQGCPLGNLIPEWNDLVWREDWRGAIERLHATNNFPEFTGTLCPAPCEAACVLGINSDAVSIKQVEIEIIDRAWEEGWVRPETPAAATGRTVAVVGSGPAGLAAAQQLTRAGHRVIVYERADRIGGLLRYGIPEFKMEKFRLDRRLEQMRAEGTEFRTGVNVGVDLTVEQLRSEHDAVVLAGGSTVSRDLPITGRELGGVHQAMEYLPPANRVQQGDLSHSPISAEGKNVVIIGGGDTGADCLGTAHRQGAASVTQLEIMPTPPNERPDNQPWPTYPMLYRVSSAHEEGGNRMFSVNTQEFLGDENGNLRALRLVEVRKENGGFVPVEGTERELPCELVLLAMGFVGPERAGMIDELGVELDARGNVARDRSFMTSVDGVFSAGDMGRGQSLIVWAISEGRSVAAGVDQYLMGRDALPAPIGPNDRPLT from the coding sequence ATGGCTGACCCGAAGGGCTTTCTGACCACGCCGCGCGAGACGCCGCGGCGCCGGCCGGTCGACATCCGGCTCAAGGACTGGCGCGAGGTCTACGAGGAGTTCTCCCACCAGAAACTGCAGCAGCAGGCCGGTCGCTGCATGGACTGCGGTATTCCGTTCTGCCACCAGGGATGTCCACTGGGAAACCTCATCCCGGAGTGGAACGACCTGGTTTGGCGGGAGGACTGGCGCGGTGCCATCGAGCGGCTGCACGCCACCAACAACTTCCCCGAGTTCACCGGGACGCTGTGTCCGGCCCCCTGCGAGGCCGCCTGCGTTTTGGGGATCAACTCGGACGCGGTGAGCATCAAGCAGGTCGAGATCGAGATCATCGACCGTGCCTGGGAAGAGGGCTGGGTGCGTCCGGAGACCCCCGCCGCCGCGACCGGCCGCACGGTGGCCGTGGTCGGTTCCGGCCCCGCCGGGCTCGCGGCCGCGCAACAGCTCACCCGTGCCGGGCACCGCGTCATCGTCTACGAGCGTGCCGACCGGATCGGTGGGTTGCTGCGTTACGGCATCCCCGAGTTCAAGATGGAGAAGTTCCGTCTCGACCGCAGGCTCGAACAGATGCGGGCCGAGGGGACCGAGTTCCGCACCGGTGTCAACGTCGGGGTGGACCTCACCGTGGAGCAGCTGCGCTCCGAGCACGACGCCGTGGTGCTGGCCGGTGGGTCCACGGTTTCCCGCGACCTGCCGATCACCGGCAGGGAGCTCGGGGGCGTCCACCAGGCGATGGAGTACCTGCCGCCGGCCAACCGCGTGCAGCAGGGCGACCTGTCGCACTCGCCCATCAGCGCCGAAGGCAAGAACGTGGTCATCATCGGTGGTGGGGATACGGGCGCGGACTGCTTGGGAACCGCCCACCGGCAGGGTGCGGCGTCCGTCACCCAGCTGGAGATCATGCCGACCCCGCCGAACGAGCGGCCGGACAACCAGCCCTGGCCCACCTATCCGATGCTCTACCGGGTCTCCTCGGCGCACGAGGAGGGCGGGAACCGCATGTTCTCCGTCAACACGCAGGAGTTCCTCGGTGATGAGAACGGAAATCTGCGTGCGTTGCGGCTGGTCGAGGTCCGCAAGGAGAACGGTGGGTTCGTCCCGGTCGAGGGGACCGAGCGGGAGTTGCCGTGCGAGCTGGTGCTGTTGGCGATGGGCTTCGTGGGCCCGGAACGAGCCGGCATGATCGACGAACTCGGAGTGGAGCTCGACGCGCGCGGTAACGTCGCGCGGGACCGTTCCTTCATGACCAGTGTGGACGGTGTGTTCAGCGCTGGTGACATGGGACGTGGCCAGTCCCTGATCGTCTGGGCCATCTCGGAGGGTCGTTCCGTCGCGGCCGGTGTCGACCAGTACCTGATGGGGCGTGACGCGCTTCCCGCTCCCATCGGGCCCAACGACCGTCCGCTGACCTGA
- a CDS encoding S1 family peptidase gives MQRKMPGRIAASAILAAGTLTAMTAPATADTTSVSQEQSPQYASTMMQAMQRDLGLSRAQAEQRLDAEAAARQAADGMADKLGGSFGGFHYDAELGKLVVGVTDRAEFGSVRAEGAVPRLVDDSRAQLREASTTLNQHSQRAPESVTGWYVDTTSNSVVLTTRKGTAGSAAEFVRSSGVDSDAVRVVESAERPRTYADVIGGQRYVINNSTVCSIGFAVSGGFVSAGHCGDYGDSTSSPSGTFAGSSFPGNDYSYVRTGSDDTLRPWVDQYNGYTRTVSGSQEAAVGSSVCRSGQTTGWHCGTIQAKNQTVSYPSGTVYGMTRTDVCAEPGDSGGSFISGNQAQGMTSGGSGDCTFGGTTYFQPVNEALNAYGVSLVTS, from the coding sequence ATGCAGCGGAAAATGCCCGGCCGAATCGCGGCGAGCGCGATTCTCGCAGCGGGGACGCTGACCGCCATGACCGCACCGGCCACAGCGGACACCACGAGCGTTTCCCAGGAGCAGAGCCCGCAGTACGCGAGCACGATGATGCAGGCCATGCAGCGCGACCTCGGTCTGAGCCGCGCGCAGGCCGAACAGCGGCTCGACGCCGAAGCGGCGGCGCGTCAGGCCGCCGACGGGATGGCCGACAAGCTCGGCGGGAGTTTCGGCGGATTCCACTACGACGCCGAACTCGGAAAGCTGGTCGTGGGTGTCACCGACCGCGCCGAATTCGGCAGCGTGCGGGCCGAGGGTGCCGTTCCCCGCCTGGTCGACGACAGCAGAGCACAACTGCGCGAGGCCAGCACCACGCTGAATCAGCACTCCCAGCGGGCCCCGGAATCGGTCACCGGTTGGTACGTCGACACCACGAGCAATTCCGTGGTGCTGACCACGAGGAAGGGAACCGCGGGCAGCGCGGCGGAATTCGTCCGTTCCTCCGGCGTCGACAGTGACGCGGTACGCGTGGTCGAGTCCGCCGAGCGGCCCCGCACCTACGCCGACGTGATCGGCGGGCAGCGCTACGTCATCAACAACTCCACGGTCTGCTCGATCGGATTCGCCGTCTCCGGCGGGTTCGTCTCGGCGGGACACTGCGGCGACTACGGCGACAGCACCAGCAGCCCCAGCGGGACCTTCGCCGGCTCGTCGTTCCCCGGCAACGACTACTCCTACGTGCGGACCGGCTCCGACGACACGCTGCGTCCCTGGGTCGACCAGTACAACGGCTACACCAGGACCGTGAGCGGTTCCCAGGAGGCCGCTGTCGGCTCCTCGGTGTGCCGCTCCGGCCAGACCACGGGCTGGCACTGCGGCACCATCCAGGCCAAGAACCAGACGGTCAGCTACCCCAGCGGTACCGTCTACGGCATGACGCGCACCGATGTCTGCGCCGAGCCGGGTGACTCCGGCGGATCGTTCATCTCCGGCAATCAGGCCCAGGGCATGACCTCCGGCGGCTCGGGTGACTGCACCTTTGGAGGAACCACGTACTTCCAGCCCGTCAACGAGGCCCTCAACGCCTACGGCGTGAGCCTGGTGACCAGCTGA
- a CDS encoding RrF2 family transcriptional regulator, producing MRISAKVDYALRALVEIARAQAGPVSAEDVAAAQDIPRNFLQAVLSDLRRAGFVASRRGQAGGWVLARDPGTISIADVIRATDGPLVSIHGSRAEDVRYDPSVAVLQWVWIAVRSSLREVLENVTIAQLVSGELPSDVVARTSETGVWESR from the coding sequence ATGCGGATTTCGGCCAAGGTGGACTACGCGCTGCGCGCGCTGGTTGAGATAGCCCGTGCACAGGCCGGGCCGGTCAGCGCCGAGGACGTCGCTGCCGCTCAGGACATTCCACGCAACTTTCTGCAGGCCGTGCTCAGCGACCTGCGGCGTGCCGGTTTCGTCGCCAGCAGACGCGGTCAGGCAGGGGGGTGGGTGCTGGCCCGCGATCCCGGCACGATCTCCATAGCGGATGTGATCAGAGCCACCGACGGTCCACTGGTCAGCATCCACGGCTCGAGGGCCGAGGACGTGCGCTACGACCCCTCGGTGGCGGTGCTGCAGTGGGTCTGGATCGCCGTGCGCAGCAGCCTGCGTGAAGTGCTTGAGAATGTCACCATAGCCCAACTCGTCTCCGGCGAGCTTCCATCGGACGTTGTGGCGCGCACCAGCGAAACAGGGGTGTGGGAGTCGCGCTGA
- a CDS encoding sulfite exporter TauE/SafE family protein, producing MPTLLLVAVAGFLAQLVDGSLGMGFGVTATTGLLAVGTAPVMASASVHLAKIGTAVVSGAAHWRMRNVDWRMVGWLALPGGIGGFLGASALSSIAAGAARGWMALLLVVLGSYVVLRFSAWSTPVRGSGLTPAGRRWLIPLGGIGGFVDSVGGGGWGPVTTSTLLSTGRILPRRTVGTVNTSELIVSLGATCGFLLHTGGSAWKWPVTLGLLMGGVVAAPLAAWLVRILPVRVLGVGAGGLIVFSNSRLLLDSVGVPSLPGVLLTALLGAAWLTGLTWAIRAEIRQRRSARSGASEVGAPGYAYEVR from the coding sequence GTGCCCACTCTGTTGCTCGTGGCGGTAGCCGGATTCCTCGCTCAGTTGGTCGACGGCTCGCTGGGGATGGGATTCGGCGTGACGGCCACAACCGGCCTGCTGGCCGTGGGCACCGCGCCTGTGATGGCTTCGGCGTCGGTGCACTTGGCCAAGATCGGGACAGCGGTCGTCTCCGGCGCGGCGCACTGGCGGATGCGCAACGTCGATTGGCGCATGGTCGGCTGGTTGGCGCTGCCAGGCGGAATCGGCGGTTTCCTCGGGGCCTCGGCGCTCTCCTCGATAGCGGCGGGAGCCGCCCGCGGCTGGATGGCACTGTTGCTGGTCGTGCTGGGAAGCTACGTGGTGCTGCGGTTCTCGGCGTGGTCGACACCGGTGCGTGGCAGTGGCCTCACGCCGGCGGGGCGACGCTGGTTGATTCCGCTCGGCGGCATCGGCGGTTTCGTCGACTCGGTGGGCGGCGGAGGTTGGGGGCCGGTCACCACCTCGACACTGCTCAGCACGGGCCGGATCCTGCCCCGGCGCACCGTCGGCACCGTCAACACCAGTGAGCTGATCGTCTCGCTGGGAGCCACGTGCGGGTTCCTGCTGCACACTGGTGGTTCGGCTTGGAAGTGGCCGGTGACCCTCGGCCTGCTCATGGGTGGGGTGGTGGCCGCGCCGCTCGCGGCGTGGCTCGTTCGCATCCTGCCGGTCCGCGTGCTGGGAGTGGGCGCCGGTGGGCTCATCGTGTTCAGCAATTCGCGGTTGCTGCTCGATTCGGTCGGTGTGCCCTCCCTGCCCGGGGTGTTGCTCACCGCCCTGCTGGGGGCGGCTTGGCTGACCGGGTTGACCTGGGCGATTCGGGCGGAGATCCGGCAGCGCCGCTCGGCCAGGTCGGGAGCGTCCGAGGTCGGGGCCCCGGGCTACGCCTACGAGGTGAGGTGA
- the mobA gene encoding molybdenum cofactor guanylyltransferase — MASTSGFAGIVLAGGAGSRLGGRDKPAIRLSGRSLLDRTLEAASEAESLVVVGPRRPTTRPVRWTREQPEGSGPVAALAAGLDVLSPAASWVAVLAADHPWLGRDTLRRLLEACRAAPDSGGAVLVDTGDRPQWLVGVWRVEPLRGAVPARPQNVALGGVLDRLRPLRVPAAPGEATDVDTPEDLRRALREMR, encoded by the coding sequence ATGGCCTCGACGAGTGGATTCGCCGGGATCGTGCTGGCGGGTGGCGCGGGCAGCAGGCTGGGGGGCCGGGACAAGCCGGCTATCCGGCTTTCCGGTCGTTCCCTGCTGGATCGCACCCTGGAGGCGGCCTCGGAGGCCGAATCGCTCGTGGTGGTCGGGCCGCGACGACCGACCACTCGTCCGGTCCGCTGGACCCGGGAACAACCGGAGGGGAGCGGTCCCGTGGCCGCCCTGGCCGCCGGCCTGGACGTCCTGTCACCCGCTGCCTCGTGGGTCGCCGTGCTGGCCGCGGATCATCCCTGGCTGGGCCGCGACACGCTGCGTCGGCTGCTGGAAGCCTGCCGGGCGGCTCCGGACAGTGGGGGAGCGGTGCTGGTCGATACGGGTGACAGGCCGCAGTGGCTGGTCGGGGTGTGGCGGGTGGAGCCGTTGCGCGGGGCCGTGCCCGCCCGGCCACAAAACGTCGCGTTGGGTGGTGTGCTGGATCGACTCCGTCCGCTGCGGGTGCCCGCCGCCCCCGGAGAGGCGACCGACGTGGACACCCCGGAGGACCTGCGCCGGGCGCTGCGTGAGATGCGCTGA
- a CDS encoding AAA family ATPase, whose product MTDPGQGGNGDGAGTGAAGAAHSADHTSTPARDAQLLERTVFEVKRVIVGQDRLVERILVGLLAGGHILLEGIPGVAKTLAVETFSTVVGGSFSRLQFTPDLVPADLLGTRIYRQGSERFDVELGPVMANFVLADEVNRAPAKIQSALLEVMAEQHVSLGGHSYPTPKPFQVLATQNPIENEGVYPLPEAQRDRFLFKLLVEYPTAEEEREIVYRMGVTPPEPQTVLDPAELTRLQRVASNVFVHHALVDYVVRLVLATRGPNEHGLSDIAAWVSYGASPRATLGVVGAARALALLRGRDYVLPQDVVDVVPDVFRHRIVLSYDAVADGVPVDHIVNRVLQTVPLPQVSARPQGPAPQNGAPNTPGPAVTGAAYGQQPSPGITNQ is encoded by the coding sequence GTGACCGATCCGGGTCAGGGCGGTAACGGCGATGGCGCGGGCACGGGGGCGGCCGGGGCGGCCCACTCGGCGGATCACACCAGCACGCCCGCCAGGGACGCTCAGCTGCTCGAACGGACCGTCTTCGAGGTCAAACGTGTGATCGTCGGCCAGGACCGACTCGTGGAGCGCATTCTGGTGGGTCTGCTGGCGGGCGGACACATCCTGTTGGAGGGAATCCCGGGCGTCGCCAAGACACTGGCCGTGGAGACCTTCTCCACGGTGGTGGGCGGGAGTTTCTCCCGGCTGCAGTTCACGCCGGACCTCGTGCCCGCCGACCTGCTGGGGACCAGGATCTATCGACAGGGCAGCGAACGGTTCGACGTCGAACTCGGCCCCGTCATGGCCAACTTCGTGCTGGCCGACGAGGTCAACCGGGCTCCGGCCAAGATCCAGTCGGCCCTGCTGGAGGTCATGGCCGAGCAGCACGTCTCCTTGGGCGGGCACAGCTATCCCACGCCCAAACCCTTCCAGGTGCTGGCCACGCAGAACCCCATCGAAAACGAGGGAGTATACCCGTTGCCGGAGGCGCAGCGGGACCGCTTCCTGTTCAAGCTCCTGGTGGAGTACCCCACCGCCGAGGAGGAACGCGAGATCGTCTACCGGATGGGGGTCACCCCACCCGAACCGCAGACCGTGCTCGATCCGGCGGAGCTGACCCGGTTGCAGCGAGTGGCCTCCAACGTGTTCGTCCACCACGCTCTGGTCGACTACGTGGTCCGGCTGGTGCTGGCCACTCGTGGGCCGAACGAACACGGCCTGTCGGACATCGCCGCCTGGGTATCCTACGGTGCCTCGCCGCGCGCGACCCTCGGCGTCGTAGGGGCGGCTCGTGCGCTCGCCCTGCTGCGTGGCCGTGACTACGTGCTCCCCCAGGACGTCGTCGACGTGGTTCCTGACGTGTTCCGGCACCGCATCGTGCTGTCCTACGACGCGGTGGCCGACGGAGTCCCCGTGGACCACATCGTCAACCGGGTGCTGCAGACCGTTCCGCTGCCCCAGGTCTCCGCACGACCCCAGGGGCCCGCGCCGCAGAACGGGGCGCCGAACACCCCCGGCCCCGCGGTGACGGGAGCGGCGTACGGGCAGCAACCATCCCCCGGCATCACCAACCAGTGA
- a CDS encoding DUF58 domain-containing protein, producing the protein MSTGGDRPEWAPPALHTGRVREALRSLELTVRGRLDGLLQGNHLGLVPGPGTEPGEARTYQPGDDVRRMDWAVTARTTEPHIRETVADRELETWVAVDLSASLDFGTAGCTKRELAIAGLAAVGHLTAGGGNRLGAVVSNGQELTRVPARGGTDYARALLRRVAEVPHPEEGVPGELVSLVEALRRPPRRRGLAVVISDFLGRIDWQRAMRGLSARHSLLAIEVVDPRDVELPNVGTVQLSDPETGKQREVTTTPLLRREFAAAAAAHRERVATELRRVGAAHLVLRTDSDWIADIVRFVVARKRGWSGGVV; encoded by the coding sequence GTGTCGACTGGCGGTGACCGCCCCGAATGGGCGCCGCCCGCGTTGCACACCGGACGTGTTCGGGAAGCACTGCGCTCCCTGGAACTGACGGTGCGCGGCAGACTGGACGGCCTGCTGCAAGGCAATCACCTGGGGCTCGTCCCCGGGCCCGGTACGGAACCGGGAGAAGCCAGGACCTACCAGCCCGGGGACGACGTGCGCAGGATGGACTGGGCGGTGACCGCGCGCACCACCGAGCCGCACATCCGCGAGACGGTCGCCGACCGTGAGCTGGAAACCTGGGTGGCCGTGGACCTGTCCGCCAGCCTGGACTTCGGAACCGCGGGATGCACCAAGCGTGAGCTCGCGATAGCGGGACTCGCCGCGGTGGGACACCTGACGGCGGGAGGCGGCAACCGGCTCGGTGCCGTGGTGTCCAACGGCCAGGAGCTCACCCGCGTCCCGGCCAGGGGCGGGACCGACTACGCGAGAGCGCTGCTCAGGCGGGTCGCCGAAGTGCCGCACCCGGAGGAGGGAGTACCGGGCGAGCTGGTTTCACTGGTGGAGGCGCTGCGCAGACCGCCGCGCAGGCGGGGGCTGGCCGTGGTGATCTCCGACTTCCTGGGGCGGATCGATTGGCAGCGGGCGATGCGCGGGCTGTCGGCGCGGCACTCGCTGCTGGCGATCGAGGTCGTCGATCCGCGCGACGTGGAACTTCCGAACGTGGGGACCGTCCAGTTGAGCGATCCCGAGACCGGCAAGCAACGCGAGGTGACCACCACACCATTGTTACGACGTGAGTTCGCCGCCGCGGCGGCGGCACACCGGGAACGCGTCGCCACTGAGCTGAGGCGGGTGGGAGCGGCCCATCTGGTGCTGCGGACCGACTCGGACTGGATCGCCGACATAGTCCGGTTCGTCGTCGCCCGCAAACGCGGCTGGTCCGGGGGAGTAGTTTGA
- a CDS encoding VWA domain-containing protein, whose amino-acid sequence MPSLSGFTSPAWFLLLILVGVLIAGYLWAQRRRRRSTMRFSNLALLDRVAPSRQGWPKHVPMALLGVALVLLTVGLAGPTSEQRVPRNRATVLLTMDVSLSMKAQDVSPSRLRAAKQAAKEFADKLTPGINLGLVSFAGTATVMVMPTTDRPSVKQAIDSLQLSEATATGEGIKASLSAIDSFGRMIGGGQGPPPARIVLMADGGQTIPRELDAPRGAYTQAKAAKQAGIPISTISFGTEHGSIRIQGQRQPVEVDDQAMRRISELSGGEFYKAASAEQLRQVYDTLQEQIGYEVKRTDASKPWFVLGTLAAIVAAGAALLVGQRLP is encoded by the coding sequence ATGCCCAGTCTGAGCGGATTCACCAGCCCGGCGTGGTTCCTGCTGCTGATCCTGGTGGGCGTTCTCATCGCCGGATACCTGTGGGCCCAGCGCCGACGCAGGCGCAGCACGATGCGCTTCAGCAATCTCGCGCTACTGGACCGCGTCGCCCCCAGCCGCCAGGGATGGCCCAAGCACGTGCCGATGGCTCTGCTCGGTGTGGCGCTGGTCCTGTTGACCGTGGGGCTGGCCGGTCCCACCTCGGAGCAGCGTGTTCCCCGCAATCGGGCCACCGTGCTGCTGACGATGGACGTCTCGCTGTCCATGAAGGCCCAGGACGTCAGCCCCAGCCGGTTGCGCGCCGCCAAGCAGGCGGCCAAGGAGTTCGCCGACAAGCTCACCCCGGGGATCAACCTCGGGCTGGTCTCCTTCGCCGGTACCGCCACCGTGATGGTCATGCCCACCACGGACCGGCCCAGCGTCAAGCAGGCCATCGACAGCCTCCAGTTGTCCGAGGCCACCGCCACGGGGGAGGGGATCAAGGCTTCGCTGTCGGCCATCGACTCCTTCGGGAGGATGATCGGCGGAGGGCAGGGGCCGCCACCGGCCAGGATCGTGCTGATGGCCGACGGTGGGCAGACCATCCCGCGTGAGCTGGACGCGCCGCGCGGGGCCTACACGCAGGCGAAGGCCGCCAAGCAGGCCGGGATTCCCATCTCCACCATCTCGTTCGGCACCGAGCACGGCAGCATCCGGATCCAGGGGCAGCGCCAGCCGGTTGAGGTCGACGACCAGGCCATGCGGCGGATCTCCGAACTCTCCGGGGGTGAGTTCTACAAGGCGGCCAGCGCTGAGCAGCTGCGGCAGGTCTACGACACGCTGCAGGAGCAGATCGGTTACGAGGTCAAGCGGACCGACGCGAGCAAACCGTGGTTCGTGCTGGGGACGTTGGCCGCGATCGTGGCGGCGGGTGCGGCACTGCTGGTGGGGCAGCGGTTGCCCTGA
- a CDS encoding MgtC/SapB family protein — protein sequence MTSSITGLGELPLLVELGAALLLSSLIGLEREVRAKSAGLRTHALVGVGAALFVLVSKYGFLDTLTWPNVQLGPSRVAAQIVSGIGFIGGGLIFVRRDAVRGLTTAATVWVVAAVGMACGGGLLLLAAATTLAHFIVVVGYQRLVAVLRGAMREPRVVRIGYLDGHGVLRNVLTLCTSRGWAVLDLQVEREDSDDDQQRTAVVALRLRGKHDVSGLVDELAVLPGVLHASAGDSGENGF from the coding sequence ATGACCTCGTCGATCACGGGTCTCGGTGAGCTGCCGCTGCTCGTCGAGCTGGGGGCGGCCCTGTTGCTGTCCAGCCTGATCGGCCTGGAGCGGGAGGTTCGCGCCAAAAGCGCGGGCCTGCGCACGCACGCGCTGGTCGGCGTCGGTGCCGCGCTGTTCGTGCTGGTGTCCAAGTACGGTTTCCTCGACACCCTGACCTGGCCCAACGTGCAACTCGGTCCGTCCAGGGTGGCAGCGCAGATCGTCTCCGGAATCGGCTTCATCGGTGGCGGGCTCATCTTCGTTCGTCGTGACGCCGTTCGGGGGCTGACCACGGCCGCCACGGTGTGGGTGGTGGCGGCCGTGGGGATGGCCTGCGGTGGTGGGCTGTTGCTGCTGGCGGCGGCGACCACGCTGGCGCACTTCATCGTGGTGGTCGGTTACCAGCGACTGGTGGCGGTGCTGCGAGGGGCGATGCGAGAGCCTCGGGTCGTGCGCATCGGCTACCTGGACGGGCACGGGGTGCTGCGCAACGTGCTGACGTTGTGCACCAGTCGGGGTTGGGCCGTGCTGGACCTGCAGGTCGAGCGGGAGGACAGCGACGACGACCAGCAGCGCACCGCGGTGGTGGCGCTGCGGCTGCGTGGTAAGCACGACGTTTCCGGACTGGTCGACGAGCTGGCCGTGCTGCCCGGGGTGCTGCACGCTTCGGCGGGTGACTCGGGCGAGAACGGGTTCTAG